A region of the Hydra vulgaris chromosome 12, alternate assembly HydraT2T_AEP genome:
CTTAACGACCAGAAAGGAGCACTTGTTCAGAAAATGttagataaagataaaatttcacaaaaaattgtaaaaaacaaaacaaaaagagaaatgaaaaacaaaatcaaagaaCAACAGAGAGAAACCAGAAAGAGTTGGTtactgaaaaatttgaaaacgtaacaaaacttttaaatactttagataatgACCAAGATGAAGAATATCtacaaccttttaaaaaaatcaaatgctgTTCCTCTTATTGTTCCAAAAAATATAGGAAAAGATTTAGCTCTAGAAATATGGAATACGTTCTACTGCACTGAGTGCAACTCTCGCTTCTCTTATAAATAGCAGTACTCAAATGACAGATGatttttctatttctaaatGAAGTATTTAGAGAcagaaaaattatatgtaaGTAAAATTGCCTGTAAAATTAAAGACAACTTTATTATATTGGCTAAGTGTAAAAGTCTTACCAAGCATGCCAGGTTTATGGCACCAGgagtttattatttaagataCGACCTTCATCAGCCACAATTCAGTAGCGTATGTCCTAATATAATATCATTTCAAAAGGGAAAGGTGGTTCatgacattgcttcatttttatatatttcatgagcaaaatactcaaaaaacctttaaaattacaCGCTCATAATTTTACGAAGTTTTATTTACGCTCTTTGATAACGTGTTTCAGTTTTATGAGATATTATTGTGCTGGGCGATTTTATTTATCACAtgcactgatatatatatatatatatatatatatatatatatatatatatatatatatatatatatatatatatatatatatatatgtatatatatatatatatatatacatatatatatatatatatgtatatatatatatacctctcttgtatggttcccTCTTGTACAcgtctcttgtatggttcagactttgtcacctcacctaaagacaaagctgaattgtttgctaagaacttttcaccAATATCATGTCTTGATTCCACTAGATGTGTTCTACCTGATATTGCCAACAAAcgggttgatccattgcttgacattcatatcactccagcttctgtatctaaagtgatttcctgcttagactcttctatagcttgtggcccggacaacatacctgttattcTCTTGCAGAAGCTGTCGTCTATACtctcaaaactattcaacaagtgcttatcagagtcatgttttccagcctgctggaaagcggcatctattatccctattttcaaaaattctggagagtgatttgatttgtctaactaccgtcccattagtcttcttcctatcataagcgaggtttttaaatctttaattaataaacacttaatttctcatcttgaatctaacttactttctgaccatcaatatggattttgatcttctcgttctacagctgatttgctaacagtaataactgatagattttatcgtgcattagataaaggtggagaggttaaggcgattgctcttgacatttcaaaagcttttaataaagtttggtatgctggtcttctccataaccTTTCTTCTTATGTTGTATCTGgcaacatctttaagattattgaatcctttctttccaatcataatataaaagttgtcctcgatggacagcactcttcttcttattctgtaacttcaggggttcctcaaggttctatccttggccctatactctttttaatttacattaacaatcttccagatattctcacatctaagatgGCATTGcatgctgatgatactaccatttgtttttgttgtgaTAAGAAGctaacactctctgattgcttggagggggcatttgagcttgaaaaggatctcacttctgctacagcatggggctcacagtggctggtgaacttcaattcagataaaattcattttttttcagccaatcgttatcacaataatttagatcttcctatatttatgaactcgATGAGTCACCtactcttcatcttctaggattaactcttacttccaatcttttttggcaaccatatatcaaatcagttgcaaaattagcatctgctaaggttgcatctctttatcgagctcgacactttcttactttgAATTCtgttctctatctctataaatctcaaattcggctttgtatggaatactgttgcgaTATCTGAGGCGgattttctaatgatgccctttctcttttgaACAcagtgcaaaaacgcattgtaaacataattagacctgctcttgcagccaacctccaaccattatcacatctcgtaatgttgtttctctttctcttttctgcaaattctataatgggcactgctctaaagagctagcgtctcttgtgccatctactaaaattcattatcgtgttactcgccatttaATTAAGTCTTGTTCTTTTTCCTGTGACTTTTCCTAAGTGTTctaaaatctcttatttgtctagcttttttcctcgaacatcagttatttggaattcgcttccttcatcttgctttcctgattcatataatttgcaatctttgaagttgtctgtcaatcgttattttactctacaatcttcatcttttctcttccagtaacttctaactctaattagtggttgcttgcagccttgttggaaacgaaaatgtttaaaaaaaaagtatatatgtatataaatatatgtattacTGCTCAAGCAGTAATCTTTTAATggggtagtggtgtagtggtagagcgctctcttcataagcgagaggttctaagtttgatccccaccagaTCCCTGGTAATActgtgctcaacttgtttctccttGCAGTGGCCTTTTTtctcaaggttcgtgtttcggagttataaagttgagagaggATTATAACtacaagtagcctcctcgtctgtagtgtcCTTCATTGCCTTGGGAAGCTgaactaacataaaaaaaaagaaaaaaatttacagcaCTATTTTATGTTCCACAGTTTATAAAAGCTCCTATCCCTACCATAACACTTTCTTTAGATCTAAAAGCTATTAATGAAATGATACAATATTCTGAATTCTGTCTTAAACCAGCAGAAACCGTACTGAAGTCACTCGAAAAAAACAATTGGTATTATAATGAAAGATTTGTGGTTATGTGTTTTGCTGATGAATGTTTACCTGTAAATCAGCTACATAATTTAGCTCTTAAATTAGATCAAACAGAAAAGCCTACCAGTTATAAGATGGGAAAACTGAGTGCTAAAATTTTTACtgacaatgaaaaaacaattgaagATTTCATTGGTCCTGAAAGCTGGttgttctttaatttattaaaaatgacattacgAGAGACAGAATGGCTGAAAATCAATTTATCAAACTGAGAAACATTTTTGGGTtgtattagattttaaaattaggtcactgcatttgatttattaataaaaactacacTAGTCTTAAAAcgttatttaacatttaataaataataatattttgtaatctgTTTTATTTAAGCTTGTTTTATTTCaggaaaaattataataagCTTTCATGCAAAATGTctttaaatcataaattaaatgttttctatttatttttataattttttttaatatggacttaatgaactttataaatattaatttttagaagTGTTTTGAATTTTGgaataacaaagtttatatgTAAACTGACAGAAAGGCCTGGTTCTCATGGATATGggtataagaaaatttttttatttcagctgTACAAATttgaagttatatttttttattattatatattttatgtttttgctttaatcttatataatttaattgtttttgttataatatttattaatttatattattttatccaGACAAAGAATgggttttatagttttaaaaaaacttatcttgTATACATAATGATGAATCAAAACTGTTCTTTGCTaatttaatcactttttttgctatttagataaattttgttgttgtttttgttgtttagagtagattttttttgttggcaTTTAGAGTAGATTTTACCCTTGAAGACTTGCACTTGGAAAGTGACTTAAATAATGCAAACTTAATAATAGCAAACTctggtaaatttatttatgcaaatagTTATaccttgaaaataattttttttttcacatttttaatacttaaataatgaaaaaaatagttctaaaactatttttccagAAAGGATTTTGTGGTGCAACTTTCAAATTAATCCAGTTGATGTTAATGCAGATTACAGTGTTACAGTTTCTATGGAGCCTTTAAGCATTATTTATGATGAGGTCTTCTAACttattgttttaacattttttaaagagtaggttttttaaaattcttttctaaaacttttcagcactagttttaattttaaaatttttttttagaaagctATTAATAgcgtaaaagatttttttgtaatttccgATCAGTCAAAATTGCAAgagtaagtttttatatattttaatataacaatattttgatgCTACTTTTTTTGATTCAGTGCTAAATAGATGGTAAAAGTTGATTAGTCTTTGATTTTCGCTAATAGTATTTAGTTTgcaaatctttatatttaatatctGGTAATGGTATTAAAGTGATTGCAATTCATTGATTAAATCAATCAATAATCAAAGTTATTGATTATtgattgatttaatattttataatgctattaaaatgatgtatttttctgtttgtcttttttgatattttgatatttacaaAGGATTATCTGTAAATAATAtgcctatattttatttatatgaatattGTTTAGTTATTGCATACTGAAATATtagattttgtatatatatttttattcacttCCACAAGGCCAAGGGGGCCACACTGTTGAAGAGACTACTCTgtatctataaatttttttcaaaaatgttatttttgtgtgCATATAatctatactttaaaaatgagGAGTGATGTAGAGTGAAAGGAAAGCTAAATgaaaccaatatatatatatatatatatatattatatatatatatatatatatatatatatatatatatatataaatatatatatatatatatatatgtatataataatatatatatatttacatacatatcatacatacatacatatatatatatatatatatatatatatatatatatatatatatgtatgtatgtatgtaaatatatatatatataatatatatacatatacatacacacatatatatatatatattatatatatatattatatatattatatatatatagatatattatatatatatatatcttatatatatatatatatatatatgtatgtaaatatatatatatatacatattatatatatatatattatatatatatattatatattatatattatatatatatatatatatatatatatatatatatatatatatatatatatatatatattagagtggtagatatattatatatatatcttatatatatatatatatatatatatatgtatgtatgtatgtatgtatgtaaatatatatacatatacatattatatatattatatattatatatatatattatatattatatattatatattatatattatatattatatattatatattatatattatatattatatattatatattatatatatatatatatatatatatatatatatatatatatatatatatatatatatatatatatatattagagtggtCCAAAAAATTGAAAGGTGGAAAGTTAAGTTGGGTCACATTTGCTTTTGTTCTTTTCCCCGTAAGGACTATTTTGgccaatttttaaacataactaGGTGTGATGCAATTTTGAACAATAAATGTTGTTGCGATGGAAGAAACAAGAAATAGAGACTACtctttatctataaatttttttcaaaaatgttatttttgtgtgCATATAatctatactttaaaaatgagGAGTGATGTAGAGTGAAAGGAAAGCTAAATgaaaccaatatatatatatatatatatatatatatatatatatatatatatatatatatatatatatatatatatatatatatgtatatatatattatatatatatatatatgtgtgtatataataatgtatatatatttacacacatacatacatacatacatatatatatatatataatatatatatatatatatatatatatatatatatatatatatatgtatgtatgtaaatatatatatatataatatatatacatatacatacacacacatatatatatatatatatatgtaaatatatatatatatattatatatatatagatatattatatatatatatatatatatcttatatatatatatatatatatatatatatgtatgtaaatatatatatatatatatatatatatatacatatatatatatatattatatatattatatattatatattatatatatatatatatatatatatatatatatatatatatatattagagtggtagatatattatatatatatatatatatatatcttatatatatatatatatcttatatatatatatatgtgtatgtaaatatatatacatatacatattatatatatatatattatatattatatatatatattatatattatacattatatattatatattatatatatatatatatatatatatatatatatatatatatatatatatatatatatatatatatatatatatatatatatattagagtggaCCAAAAAAATGAAAGGTGGAAAGTTAAGTTGGGTCACATTTGCTTTTGTTCTATTTCCTGTAAGGACCATTTTGgccaatttttaaacataactaGGTGTGATGCAATTTTGAACAATAAATGTTGTTGCGATGGAAGAAAcaagaaataattgaaaatttagtttCTTCAGCGAGAAAAttgttacaaaacaaaaatgaaataaaatatcatgACTTAAAGAGGTTCTATTTATTCTGAACTTAATTCGAGACTTTTTTCAACAGACGCTTTGATGGCTCTGGAAAGGCTTTTCGATGAGTGCTGACAACCTGCAAGAGGTattgctttttcttttcttctttcgTTATCGAAGAGTTGAAGGTCTGGATTAAAGCAACCTCTCTCTCTGCACAGTCATTAACTACTTTCATTTCCCTCGCAGTTTCCCTGAACTGAATATAAGTTAGATTCATTTGCCAAAGGTCGGTAGGCATCGAGAGATAAACTTGAGCCTTCTCTGCTCCGTTGTCGATGAGAAGATCGAAAAGACGAGATGTTCGGCTTGTAATGCATGATTCCAATGAGTTTTCTAACTTGAATGTTTTGTCTTCAATTATCTTTCGTGAGGTTTTCTT
Encoded here:
- the LOC136089116 gene encoding uncharacterized protein LOC136089116; this encodes MKFFLLKKELEQCYTISLPIKKTLLQYYHYRDLILRAGFPNISSVNITSCPLGDFFTAQCAEIGSCLQKCLLCVLYEVKKIWQKGIPFINTDKHIRDKIVDLEKKRKDLNKHRNHLSTNLVLKIENFSRMPEVVFDIIHSNCEDIIMKDKTKDLKTRKEDVDFLNDQKGALVQKMLDKDKISQKIVKNKTKREMKNKIKEQQRETRKTLFYVPQFIKAPIPTITLSLDLKAINEMIQYSEFCLKPAETVLKSLEKNNWYYNERFVVMCFADECLPVNQLHNLALKLDQTEKPTSYKMGKLSAKIFTDNEKTIEDFIGPESWLFFNLLKMTLRETEWLKINLSN